One genomic segment of Triplophysa rosa linkage group LG22, Trosa_1v2, whole genome shotgun sequence includes these proteins:
- the wdr45 gene encoding WD repeat domain phosphoinositide-interacting protein 4 has protein sequence MAQQRGVNSLQFNQDQSCFCCAMETGVRIYNVEPLMEKGHLDHEQVGSIALCSMLHRSNLLAVVGGGINPKFSDISVLIWDDAQEVRDPKDKLVLEFTFTKPVLAVRMRHDKIIIVLKNRIYVYSFPENPVKLFEFDTRDNPKGLCDLCPSLEKQLLVFPGHKCGSLQLVDLSNTKPGTSSAPFTINAHQSEIACLALNQPGSVVASASRKGTLIRLFDTTTRDKLVELRRGTDPATLYCINFSHDSSFLCASSDKGTVHIFALKDTKLNRRSALARVGKVGPVIGQYVDSQWSLANFTVPAECACICAFGKNTSKNVNSVIAICVDGTFHKYVFTPDGNCNREAFDVYLDICDDDDF, from the exons ATGGCCCAGCAGAGAGGAGTCAACAGTCTCCAGTTCAACCAGGACCAGA GTTGTTTCTGCTGTGCCATGGAGACAGGTGTTCGCATTTATAATGTGGAACCTCTAATGGAAAAGGGGCATTTAG ACCATGAGCAGGTGGGCAGCATTGCCTTGTGTTCAATGCTTCATCGATCAAACTTACTGGCAGTTGTGGGAGGCGGAATCAATCCTAAATTCTCTGACATCTCAG TATTAATATGGGACGATGCCCAGGAAGTGCGAGACCccaaagacaaacttgtgctTGAGTTCACATTCACCAAACCAGTGCTGGCCGTGCGTATGAGACATGACAA AATCATCATTGTGTTGAAAAATAGGATCTATGTTTATAGTTTCCCAGAAAATCCTGTCAAGCTCTTTGAGTTTGACACTCGGGATAACCCCAAAG GTTTGTGTGACCTTTGCCCTAGTTTGGAAAAGCAGTTGCTGGTTTTCCCTGGACATAAATGTGGCAGTCTACAGTTAGTG GATCTTTCCAACACAAAACCTGGAACCTCTTCAGCTCCGTTCACCATCAACGCCCATCAGAGTGAGATCGCCTGCCTGGCACTGAATCAGCCTGGCAGTGTGGTGGCCTCCGCTTCTAGGAAGGGCACTCTGATCCGTCTGTTTGACACTACGACTCGAGATAAACTAGTGGAACTCCGGAGAGGAACTGACCCTGCAACACTCTACTG CATTAATTTCAGCCACGACTCATCCTTCCTTTGTGCATCAAGTGACAAGGGAACTGTGCACATATTTGCTCTAAAAGACACCAAACTGAACCGTCGCTCGGC cttGGCACGTGTAGGAAAGGTTGGTCCCGTCATCGGGCAGTACGTGGACAGTCAGTGGTCTCTGGCTAATTTCACAGTGCCTGCCGAATGTGCTTGTATCTGTGCCTTTGGGAAAAACACTTCCAAAAATGTCAACTCAGTCATCG CCATATGTGTTGATGGGACATTCCACAAGTACGTCTTCACCCCTGATGGAAACTGCAACCGTGAGGCTTTTGACGTGTATCTGGACATTTGTGACGATGATGATTTCTAA
- the zgc:100918 gene encoding ras-related protein rab7-like — protein sequence MASRKKVLLKVIILGDSGVGKTSLMNQYVNKKFSNQYKATIGADFLTKEVMVDDRLVTMQIWDTAGQERFQSLGVAFYRGADCCVLVYDVTAPNTFKTLDSWRDEFLIQASPRDPENFPFVVLGNKIDLENRQVTTKRAQAWCQSKSDIPYFETSAKEAINVDQAFQTIARNALKQESEVETYDFPDQIKLREEGTVSSGDSCSC from the exons ATGGCTTCTCGTAAAAAGGTTCTCCTGAAGGTGATTATTCTTGGGGATTCTGG TGTTGGAAAGACTTCGCTGATGAACCAATATGTCAATAAGAAATTCAGCAATCAGTATAAAGCCACGATCGGTGCTGACTTTCTTACCAAGGAGGTGATGGTGGACGACAGGCTGGTGACAATGCAG ATTTGGGACACAGCAGGACAGGAGCGGTTTCAGTCTTTGGGCGTGGCTTTTTATCGTGGAGCGGACTGCTGCGTGCTGGTGTACGATGTGACTGCGCCGAACACCTTCAAAACCCTGGACAGCTGGAGGGATGAGTTCCTCATTCAGGCCAGCCCACGCGACCCAGAGAACTTCCCTTTTGTAGTGCTTGGCAACAAGATCGATTTGGAGAACAGACAG GTGACTACAAAGCGAGCACAGGCGTGGTGTCAGAGCAAAAGTGACATTCCATACTTTGAAACCAGTGCAAAAGAGGCCATCAACGTGGACCAGGCTTTCCAAACCATCGCTCGTAATGCCCTTAAACAG GAGTCTGAAGTGGAGACGTATGACTTCCCGGACCAGATTAAACTGCGAGAGGAAGGAACCGTGTCCTCCGGCGACAGCTGCAGCTGCTGA
- the LOC130545653 gene encoding L antigen family member 3-like, which produces MAVCTSENGSNGKLEFFLKVPFPTEREAVIALQSLSPDPEPRKGGIAKTMVVSGQTLSVRWTADEARILRVSVSSFLDHLSLVMETLDAFGSPVSQ; this is translated from the exons ATGGCGGTTTGCACGAGTGAAAATGGTTCAAATGGAAAACTCGAATT CTTTTTAAAGGTACCATTCCCCACGGAGAGAGAGGCAGTTATTGCCCTGCAGTCTCTATCCCCTGATCCAGAACCTAGAAAAGGAGGAATCGCCAAAACTATGGTTGTTTCAGGACAAACACTGTCTGT GAGATGGACTGCAGATGAAGCTCGTATTCTTCGTGTTTCAGTAAGTTCTTTCTTGGATCACTTGTCTCTAGTGATGGAAACTTTGGATGCATTCGGATCACCTGTTTCACAATGA